A section of the Tepidanaerobacter syntrophicus genome encodes:
- a CDS encoding CRISPR-associated protein Csx11 — MGSLDLEKLKKNKTEIIKAEIGALLFNLGKTHINFKHWSDYFNINAKAFEAEYGYPIFTGYRDYYTDNKDPNLSRFKEDLKRINEDFPDFFYNTKVGLEKDLLLSDIVYGDGIEKKRPLNVINFVKNILFHGCENVNSGIDKGEPLEKQKLKNLWISNAFGSFKEEVKEEMLDKQRICFFKNLWKMISSIPRKPEDFSDDDWIEIRNFVFEEVKNWYSHLLSDSRFPINDVTLWDQAYMTASLFKASLAAIQLDSSKYKDYIDNTKCRKIRWSILGVQYDKLALAEKALKAHFIKWYRDAADKADKMVKDIIETEYALGNEIYRDETGIYFIIPENAGDFRNKSDYIFPLNKSLKEIADKIMKVFSEIFGGEIYPSIFTTKPSRGMMNITYLLEKSRENFLKASYPTDSDNNFEKICKGIALKLKETEDKTNSNFNGLCQACNFRLARKSDEDLMICDGCKERKDNRIEEWIKNINGETIWTGDLKDSNDRIAIVTLKFELQDWLNGDLINTTFTNQIDWHLKKNLLVKDFSVAGKLVKETILKEYVNKGVHNQKLHDFTANIILERSIGDRWEEFIKSKLGVKVDFDKGKIDWDKLNGEDSDFLATILLQFVLRKNPSPARLRRIWETTQDFFIECSKDMKSLLDISDEDYRYKRLVWYRAVDERGYMEKEYSYKGLDFWIDKKGNAYLISSIAEAIPIIVKKSFKDKAKDTLAIKNTDWLDDILLQDYYTGEYTDINLSGDMATYESYLPYISIINPTPISWQFIISAQSLPCLISNIQNKYYNHFKYVAGKLPLHIGTIFQYYKQPLYIGIKAGRKIRRDITSWNEIQMNGKALDIEEIQKEALKNITIYEKNENPTNYYSFYLTINNKENEYQLYINPEDKKTDICEVDFKNSKPITKIVIYPNTIDFEFLDTNCRRNDICYSKGKRKIEGKSNRPYTWKEWKLFNEFAEYFRNDQNKIAGLHQIINIIYSKLNDWRNDEDSIKKFMLSAFINIFDLKTDNEKDKFAHILIQPTYTDSATTVPKLENILIMPPNEFRRCLLRFLDMYEFWHTALRKI, encoded by the coding sequence GTGGGTAGTTTGGATTTAGAAAAACTTAAAAAGAATAAGACGGAAATAATAAAAGCAGAGATAGGAGCACTTTTATTTAACCTTGGGAAGACACATATTAATTTCAAACATTGGAGTGATTATTTTAACATCAATGCAAAGGCGTTTGAAGCAGAATATGGATATCCAATTTTTACTGGGTACAGAGATTATTATACAGATAATAAAGACCCCAATTTAAGCAGATTTAAAGAAGATTTAAAACGGATAAATGAAGACTTTCCTGATTTTTTCTACAATACCAAAGTTGGCCTAGAAAAAGATTTACTTCTTTCAGATATTGTATACGGCGATGGTATTGAAAAAAAGCGGCCTCTCAATGTCATAAATTTTGTCAAAAATATATTATTCCATGGATGCGAAAATGTAAATTCCGGAATCGACAAAGGAGAACCTCTAGAGAAACAAAAGCTTAAAAATCTATGGATTTCTAATGCATTTGGCTCATTTAAAGAAGAAGTAAAAGAAGAAATGCTTGATAAGCAAAGAATTTGTTTTTTTAAAAATCTATGGAAGATGATAAGTTCAATACCAAGAAAACCAGAGGATTTTTCAGATGATGATTGGATAGAAATAAGAAATTTTGTTTTTGAAGAGGTCAAGAACTGGTATTCACACCTCTTAAGCGATTCTCGATTTCCTATAAACGATGTCACTTTGTGGGACCAGGCATATATGACTGCGTCGCTTTTCAAAGCCTCTCTTGCAGCAATTCAATTAGACTCATCGAAATACAAAGATTATATAGATAATACCAAGTGCAGGAAAATAAGGTGGAGTATACTTGGCGTTCAATATGATAAATTAGCCCTTGCTGAAAAGGCTTTAAAGGCACATTTTATAAAATGGTACCGAGATGCGGCAGATAAGGCTGATAAAATGGTGAAAGATATAATAGAAACGGAATATGCGCTTGGAAATGAGATATATCGAGATGAAACGGGAATTTATTTTATAATACCAGAGAATGCCGGTGATTTTAGGAACAAGAGCGATTATATTTTTCCTTTAAATAAATCTTTGAAAGAAATCGCTGATAAGATTATGAAAGTTTTTAGCGAAATATTTGGCGGTGAAATTTACCCCTCCATCTTTACAACAAAGCCTTCTCGAGGCATGATGAATATCACATATCTTTTAGAAAAAAGTAGAGAAAATTTTTTAAAGGCTTCTTATCCAACAGATTCTGATAATAACTTTGAGAAGATATGTAAAGGTATTGCACTAAAATTAAAAGAAACAGAAGATAAAACAAATTCAAACTTCAATGGTTTGTGCCAGGCATGCAACTTCCGGCTAGCAAGAAAAAGTGATGAAGACTTAATGATTTGTGATGGATGTAAGGAAAGAAAGGATAATAGAATCGAAGAATGGATTAAGAATATAAACGGTGAAACAATTTGGACAGGAGATTTAAAAGATTCAAATGATAGAATTGCTATAGTTACCCTAAAATTTGAGTTGCAGGACTGGCTTAACGGAGACCTAATAAATACTACTTTTACCAATCAAATAGATTGGCATTTAAAGAAAAATCTGTTGGTAAAAGATTTTTCGGTAGCGGGGAAATTAGTTAAGGAAACTATATTAAAAGAATATGTTAATAAAGGCGTTCATAATCAAAAGCTACATGATTTTACTGCTAATATCATACTAGAACGAAGTATTGGGGATAGATGGGAAGAGTTTATTAAAAGTAAACTTGGCGTCAAAGTAGATTTTGATAAAGGAAAGATAGACTGGGATAAGCTAAATGGAGAGGACTCGGATTTCCTTGCTACTATTTTACTTCAATTTGTTTTAAGGAAAAATCCATCACCCGCAAGACTCAGAAGAATATGGGAGACAACTCAAGACTTTTTTATAGAATGTAGTAAAGATATGAAAAGTCTATTAGATATCAGCGATGAAGATTATAGATATAAAAGACTTGTCTGGTATAGAGCTGTCGACGAGCGGGGGTATATGGAGAAAGAATATAGTTACAAAGGACTAGATTTTTGGATAGACAAGAAAGGGAATGCATATCTAATTTCTTCTATAGCAGAAGCTATACCTATTATTGTCAAAAAAAGCTTTAAAGATAAGGCAAAAGATACATTAGCTATTAAAAATACTGACTGGTTAGATGACATTCTACTTCAAGATTACTACACGGGCGAATATACAGATATTAACTTGAGTGGAGATATGGCGACTTATGAGTCATATTTGCCATATATTTCAATAATAAATCCAACACCAATTTCATGGCAGTTTATTATTTCCGCCCAATCCTTACCTTGCCTCATAAGTAATATTCAAAATAAGTATTATAATCATTTCAAATATGTCGCTGGGAAATTACCATTACATATAGGAACAATATTTCAGTACTATAAACAACCATTATATATTGGCATTAAAGCAGGAAGAAAAATAAGAAGAGATATAACGAGTTGGAATGAAATACAGATGAATGGAAAAGCGTTAGATATTGAAGAAATTCAAAAGGAAGCATTAAAGAATATAACAATTTATGAAAAAAACGAAAATCCAACAAATTATTACAGTTTCTATCTAACAATAAATAATAAAGAAAATGAATATCAATTGTACATAAACCCCGAAGACAAAAAAACTGATATTTGTGAAGTTGACTTTAAAAATAGTAAACCCATTACTAAAATTGTAATATATCCTAACACAATTGATTTTGAATTTTTAGATACTAACTGTCGCAGAAATGATATTTGCTATTCTAAAGGAAAAAGAAAAATAGAGGGGAAAAGTAATAGACCATATACATGGAAAGAGTGGAAGCTATTTAATGAGTTTGCCGAATACTTTAGGAATGATCAGAACAAAATTGCTGGACTCCACCAAATAATAAATATAATATATTCTAAATTGAATGACTGGAGAAATGATGAGGACAGTATCAAAAAATTTATGTTATCAGCTTTTATTAATATTTTTGATCTGAAAACAGATAATGAAAAAGATAAATTTGCACATATATTAATACAGCCTACTTATACAGATAGCGCAACGACTGTTCCAAAGTTAGAAAATATTTTAATAATGCCTCCAAATGAATTTAGGAGATGCCTTTTGCGGTTTTTAGATATGTATGAATTTTGGCATACAGCTCTTAGAAAGATATAG
- a CDS encoding RAMP superfamily CRISPR-associated protein — translation MKYEAIYDCPKELTPYALFLKYSYKYTVDKSSDKKVEELAEEDFLNTFPFVKTSHISHKEMPKKVKFQEFPLAFFKKEKNGFWYCSNDACSAQKSSGIFKNQSALQDYIKSLIPGSFGLQYRFILQAPYFSRDMEDFYIIDNPILKEKIWKVPMVRGAGWKGMLLKTASKKLAELMDKNQEVEAIRYFQSILRIFGTGSEEFRKIEKAIDDYVKNEKNSKNKIETSAYEIDLTSKVVKYALEELGINLIFSKEGKSIKEQIWQYFEDNIETIKTKKGRGVFYPTYFNRLDLEVINPHNRNTKAGTFPIYFEVVPQGTEGIFQFIYIPYDAVMLPFKELKDQVNNDYEIIKTLIQYSFEEEGIGAKSKYGWGKACIVEKDTICYLNM, via the coding sequence ATGAAATATGAAGCTATTTATGATTGCCCAAAGGAATTAACGCCATATGCCCTCTTTTTAAAATATTCATATAAATATACAGTTGACAAAAGTTCAGATAAAAAAGTAGAAGAATTAGCAGAGGAAGATTTTCTTAATACATTTCCGTTTGTAAAAACGAGCCATATTTCGCACAAAGAAATGCCCAAAAAAGTTAAATTTCAAGAGTTCCCATTAGCTTTTTTTAAAAAAGAAAAAAATGGTTTTTGGTATTGCTCTAATGATGCGTGCTCTGCACAAAAATCGTCTGGCATCTTTAAAAACCAAAGCGCTCTTCAAGATTACATTAAATCTCTTATACCAGGTTCCTTTGGGCTTCAGTATAGATTTATTTTACAAGCCCCTTATTTTTCGCGCGATATGGAGGACTTTTATATAATTGACAACCCGATATTAAAAGAGAAAATATGGAAAGTTCCGATGGTAAGAGGAGCTGGATGGAAAGGGATGCTTCTGAAAACAGCTTCAAAAAAGTTAGCTGAACTCATGGATAAAAATCAAGAAGTAGAAGCTATCCGATATTTTCAAAGCATTTTAAGGATTTTTGGTACAGGCTCGGAAGAATTCCGCAAGATCGAAAAAGCAATTGATGACTATGTAAAAAATGAAAAAAACTCCAAAAACAAAATAGAAACAAGCGCTTACGAAATCGATCTTACTTCTAAAGTTGTAAAATATGCATTAGAAGAGTTAGGGATAAATCTTATATTCAGCAAAGAAGGTAAGAGTATAAAGGAGCAAATATGGCAATATTTCGAAGATAATATTGAAACAATTAAAACTAAAAAAGGTAGAGGAGTGTTCTACCCAACGTATTTTAACCGGTTAGATCTAGAAGTGATAAATCCGCACAATAGAAATACAAAAGCTGGGACTTTTCCTATTTATTTTGAAGTAGTTCCACAAGGCACAGAAGGCATTTTTCAATTTATATATATACCTTATGATGCAGTAATGCTGCCATTTAAAGAGTTAAAAGATCAAGTAAATAATGACTATGAGATTATAAAAACTCTTATCCAATATTCTTTTGAGGAAGAAGGAATAGGCGCAAAAAGCAAATATGGTTGGGGAAAGGCTTGCATAGTAGAGAAAGACACAATATGCTACTTGAATATGTAA
- a CDS encoding RAMP superfamily CRISPR-associated protein — protein MTTLKIKVNTVTPLWTGNASGTCKRIQPQSVMGSLRFWFEVICYASSKIDVKSYQAEKVDYNKFKSGVYNILSSAERNNEVGMSLFEIKQRSLEELKVSLPSQIFGCNGWCGFVKIKKLEYSIHSFLNDQLELPKYILKESIERQKPSKWYYEKPYFWGDFCLYLELESDELKKTIIYPLLHFIEIYGFIGGKNNLGYGRVKFEVEDENLEIYNSFKIKGYPEINCSEIVKENIANFKDLLEDSLIENRQIGLYIMGRSKDTDYKKISEKLVKYKSDMRSAVDDKEKRHYIFGSTKRDKYQNIEGPNATKIIPWINKTANNSYQYGFISLILLQKFLSGVSR, from the coding sequence TTGACAACACTAAAAATCAAAGTAAATACTGTAACACCTTTATGGACAGGGAACGCTTCGGGCACATGCAAGCGCATACAGCCTCAATCTGTTATGGGTTCCCTGCGATTCTGGTTTGAAGTGATATGTTATGCATCAAGCAAGATTGATGTTAAATCCTATCAAGCAGAAAAGGTAGATTATAATAAGTTTAAATCGGGAGTATATAATATATTATCAAGTGCCGAAAGAAATAACGAAGTAGGTATGTCACTTTTTGAAATTAAACAGAGATCCTTAGAAGAACTTAAAGTTTCTTTACCTTCTCAAATCTTTGGGTGTAATGGCTGGTGTGGCTTTGTAAAAATAAAGAAACTCGAATACTCAATCCACTCTTTCTTAAATGATCAATTAGAGCTACCAAAGTATATTCTAAAAGAATCTATTGAGAGGCAAAAACCTTCGAAATGGTATTATGAAAAACCATACTTTTGGGGGGATTTCTGTTTATATCTCGAATTGGAAAGCGATGAATTAAAGAAAACCATCATATATCCGCTATTGCATTTTATTGAAATATATGGATTCATTGGAGGGAAAAATAACCTTGGGTATGGGAGAGTAAAATTCGAAGTGGAAGATGAAAATCTTGAAATTTATAATAGCTTTAAAATTAAGGGATATCCTGAAATCAATTGTAGCGAGATTGTGAAGGAAAATATAGCAAATTTTAAGGACTTATTAGAAGATAGCCTCATTGAAAATAGACAAATTGGTCTATACATTATGGGAAGAAGCAAAGATACCGATTATAAAAAAATAAGTGAAAAGTTGGTTAAATACAAAAGTGATATGAGATCGGCTGTAGACGATAAAGAAAAACGGCACTACATATTTGGTTCTACCAAACGTGACAAGTATCAAAATATTGAAGGTCCGAATGCCACAAAAATAATTCCTTGGATCAATAAAACAGCAAATAATTCGTATCAGTATGGATTTATTTCTCTAATACTTTTACAAAAATTTTTAAGCGGGGTGAGCCGATGA
- a CDS encoding DUF4387 domain-containing protein: MGIPITEVAEVIRSKNSGPYELTMDIIFKDFDSYEKVKQKDIINKKLISSLYQIPEEDIISIINFDPAKAIKITIKRPLVAGAIGESDVYGAQQHAPLLTIEV; encoded by the coding sequence ATGGGCATTCCGATTACAGAAGTAGCCGAAGTTATAAGGAGTAAAAACTCAGGTCCTTACGAACTTACAATGGATATAATCTTTAAAGACTTTGACTCATATGAGAAAGTAAAGCAGAAAGACATCATAAATAAAAAACTCATCAGCAGCCTTTACCAAATACCCGAAGAAGACATAATATCTATAATAAACTTCGACCCGGCAAAGGCAATAAAAATCACCATAAAAAGACCCCTCGTAGCAGGTGCAATAGGAGAAAGCGATGTCTACGGCGCCCAGCAGCATGCCCCCCTTCTTACAATTGAGGTTTAA
- a CDS encoding acyclic terpene utilization AtuA family protein has product MEEIKVLSPTAILGYGFPVESFERGLDQHPDVIAVDAGSTDPGPYYLGAGVSFTDREAVKRDLKLMLKAGKKLKIPVLVGTAGGSGANEHLYWAEDIIKEIAREESLELKVAVIEAQIPKEKILKEFEKGKIEPLAPAGELSREDIEETTRIVAQMGVEPIIDALENDVDLVLAGRAFDPTVFAAPCIKAGFPKGLALHMGKILECASIAATPGSGSDCMMGTLRRDCFILEALNPKRKCTVTSIAAHTLYEKDDPYRLHGPGGIISLEETEFTQIDERRVKVSGSKFIPSDEYTIKLEGAKKTGYRTISIAGTRDPIMINQIDDILEAVKDMAKNNFSNIKSDDYQILFALYGKDGVMGKLEPLKDEPSHELGIIIEVVAKTQEMANTICSFTRSSLLHYGYPGRIATAGNLALRYSPSDIEAGEVYEFSIYHLLKVDDPKEYFPITVKTIKGSE; this is encoded by the coding sequence TTGGAAGAAATAAAAGTTCTTTCACCAACTGCCATACTCGGTTACGGATTTCCGGTAGAGTCCTTTGAAAGAGGGCTTGATCAGCATCCGGATGTTATAGCGGTGGATGCAGGTTCTACAGATCCGGGGCCCTACTACCTAGGCGCAGGGGTGTCCTTTACCGACCGGGAAGCAGTAAAACGAGATTTAAAGCTTATGCTAAAAGCCGGAAAAAAACTTAAGATACCTGTGTTAGTAGGCACAGCCGGAGGTTCTGGAGCAAATGAGCATCTATACTGGGCCGAAGATATCATAAAAGAAATAGCAAGAGAAGAAAGCCTAGAACTTAAAGTTGCGGTTATAGAGGCACAGATCCCCAAAGAGAAGATCTTAAAAGAATTTGAAAAAGGAAAGATCGAGCCTCTTGCTCCGGCAGGAGAACTTAGCCGAGAAGACATAGAAGAGACAACACGGATAGTGGCTCAGATGGGAGTAGAACCTATTATAGATGCACTGGAAAATGATGTAGACCTGGTATTGGCAGGAAGGGCGTTTGACCCCACTGTCTTTGCCGCACCCTGCATTAAAGCAGGATTTCCGAAAGGACTCGCCCTTCACATGGGTAAAATACTGGAATGCGCCAGCATAGCTGCAACCCCCGGAAGCGGCAGTGACTGCATGATGGGCACACTAAGGCGTGACTGCTTTATCCTAGAAGCCTTAAACCCAAAAAGAAAGTGCACCGTTACATCCATAGCAGCACATACTCTTTACGAAAAAGACGATCCCTATAGGCTTCATGGACCGGGAGGAATAATAAGTCTTGAAGAGACAGAGTTTACTCAGATAGATGAAAGGCGTGTAAAGGTCAGCGGCAGTAAATTCATACCTTCTGATGAATACACCATAAAGCTTGAAGGCGCCAAAAAAACCGGCTACCGCACGATTTCTATTGCAGGGACAAGAGATCCCATAATGATAAATCAAATTGATGATATATTGGAAGCAGTTAAAGACATGGCAAAGAACAATTTTTCAAATATAAAGAGCGACGATTACCAGATACTATTTGCACTATACGGAAAAGACGGCGTAATGGGCAAACTTGAGCCATTAAAGGATGAGCCCTCACATGAGCTTGGCATTATAATAGAAGTAGTTGCCAAAACCCAAGAGATGGCCAACACCATTTGCAGCTTTACTCGTTCAAGCCTTCTGCACTATGGCTACCCCGGCAGAATAGCTACCGCAGGCAATCTGGCTCTTAGATATTCGCCGTCTGATATAGAGGCAGGAGAAGTTTATGAATTTAGCATATATCACCTACTTAAAGTAGACGATCCAAAAGAATACTTTCCCATTACCGTCAAAACAATAAAAGGAAGTGAATAA
- a CDS encoding methylaspartate ammonia-lyase has product MSKIRQVIASKGLAGFYFDDQAAIKSDAKEDGFIYEGTPKTKGFKAVRQAGESISVMIITDDGKMAYGDCAAVQYSGAGGRDPLFLAEDFIPVIENEIKPILIGEELDSFRRLADKIDNYKINGKRLHTALRYGITQAILDAVAKAKDITRTEVVAEEYNLKIDPMPVPIFAQSGDDRYTNADKMIIKRVDVLPHALINNVSKLGKQGEKLIEYINWLKERIYQIAGDDYKPIFHIDVYGTIGEAFDGDICAITDYFEKLEEAASPFTLRIEGPIDAGSKYEQLKQLKKLRESLKGRNIKVEIVADEWCNTLEDIKEFVDEGAADMIQIKTPDLGGINNTIEAVLYCKEHKIGAYQGGTCNETDRSAQICTDIALATRPCQILAKPGMGVDEGLMIVYNEMNRVLALLKSKKEVF; this is encoded by the coding sequence ATGAGCAAAATCAGACAAGTTATAGCATCTAAAGGTCTTGCCGGCTTTTATTTCGATGATCAGGCGGCAATCAAAAGCGATGCAAAAGAAGATGGATTTATTTACGAAGGCACGCCTAAAACAAAGGGATTTAAAGCTGTAAGGCAAGCCGGAGAGTCGATTTCCGTAATGATAATAACAGATGATGGCAAGATGGCTTATGGAGACTGCGCCGCCGTCCAATATTCCGGGGCAGGCGGTCGGGACCCCTTGTTTTTAGCTGAGGATTTTATACCGGTTATTGAAAACGAGATAAAGCCAATACTTATAGGCGAGGAGCTTGACAGCTTTAGGAGACTAGCCGATAAAATAGATAACTACAAGATAAACGGCAAAAGGCTTCATACAGCGCTGCGGTATGGAATCACTCAAGCAATTCTGGATGCAGTTGCTAAAGCAAAAGATATAACCCGAACAGAGGTAGTGGCTGAAGAATATAACCTCAAAATAGATCCTATGCCGGTTCCTATTTTTGCCCAAAGCGGAGATGACCGCTATACAAATGCTGATAAGATGATAATAAAGCGGGTGGATGTGCTCCCCCATGCCCTTATAAACAATGTTTCAAAGCTTGGTAAACAGGGCGAAAAGCTCATAGAATATATCAATTGGCTAAAAGAAAGGATTTACCAAATAGCAGGAGATGACTATAAGCCCATATTTCACATAGATGTTTATGGGACAATCGGCGAGGCATTTGACGGTGATATTTGCGCCATAACGGATTATTTTGAAAAACTCGAGGAAGCAGCATCTCCATTTACGCTCAGAATAGAAGGCCCAATAGATGCGGGAAGCAAATATGAGCAGTTAAAGCAATTAAAGAAGCTTAGAGAAAGCCTTAAAGGGCGAAATATCAAGGTTGAAATTGTAGCCGATGAATGGTGCAATACCTTAGAAGATATAAAGGAATTTGTAGATGAAGGCGCCGCCGACATGATTCAGATAAAAACACCGGATTTAGGCGGTATAAACAATACCATCGAGGCGGTGCTTTACTGCAAGGAACATAAAATAGGCGCATACCAGGGCGGAACGTGCAATGAAACTGATCGCTCGGCTCAGATATGCACAGATATTGCTCTTGCTACACGACCATGCCAAATACTTGCAAAGCCCGGCATGGGGGTAGATGAAGGATTGATGATTGTATATAACGAGATGAACAGAGTACTTGCTCTTTTAAAGTCCAAAAAGGAGGTTTTCTGA
- a CDS encoding methylaspartate mutase subunit E — translation MEIQNKKWDIKKFNEMRQEVLNQWPTGKEVDFEEALRYHQNLPKNQIMTNKLKEAASKNNTLIQPRAGVALLEEHIELLRFLRQKGKADVLPTTIDSYTRQNRYEEAEKGIRESEKAGRSLLNGFPAVNYGVQKCRKVIESLDCPVQVRHGTPDARLLAEISLAGGFTDFEGGGISYNVPYAKKISIEQSIYYWQYVDRLVGIYEENGVSLNREPFGPLTGTLVPPCISHSIGIIEGILAAEQGVRNITLGYGQCGNLIQDVAAVETLKELSAEYLKDYSVMITTAFHQWMGGFPQDEAQAFGVISWGAATAALSKATKVIVKTPHEAFGIPTKEANAEGLRATRQVINMLKDQRMISNKELEKEKEIIKRETRQILSKVYELGEGDWAKGAVRAFAAGVLDVPFAPSQYNAGKILPARDNSGAVRFLNFGSIPFDDEIKEFHRRKLAERAKAENREVSFKMVIDDIYAIGQGMLVGRTDSKIA, via the coding sequence GTGGAAATTCAAAATAAAAAATGGGACATAAAGAAATTTAATGAAATGAGGCAAGAGGTTTTAAATCAGTGGCCTACAGGAAAAGAAGTTGATTTTGAAGAAGCCTTAAGATACCATCAGAACCTTCCAAAGAATCAAATCATGACAAACAAGCTGAAAGAAGCTGCTTCAAAGAACAACACACTGATACAACCCAGGGCCGGTGTAGCGCTACTTGAAGAACATATAGAACTTTTAAGATTCTTAAGACAAAAAGGAAAGGCAGACGTGCTGCCTACCACAATAGACAGCTATACAAGACAAAACAGATATGAAGAAGCCGAAAAAGGAATTAGAGAAAGCGAAAAGGCAGGACGGTCTCTGCTGAATGGTTTTCCTGCAGTAAATTACGGCGTACAAAAGTGCAGAAAGGTCATTGAATCCTTAGACTGTCCCGTTCAAGTAAGACATGGCACTCCCGATGCCAGACTTCTTGCTGAAATTTCTTTAGCAGGAGGCTTTACAGACTTTGAAGGCGGCGGCATATCATACAATGTGCCTTATGCCAAGAAAATCTCTATTGAACAATCGATTTATTATTGGCAATACGTAGACAGACTTGTAGGCATTTATGAAGAAAACGGAGTTTCTTTAAACAGAGAACCCTTTGGACCGTTAACAGGAACATTGGTTCCGCCTTGCATATCCCATAGCATCGGCATTATCGAAGGAATTCTTGCTGCAGAGCAGGGCGTTCGGAATATTACCCTTGGATATGGACAATGCGGCAATTTGATTCAAGATGTTGCGGCAGTAGAGACGTTAAAAGAGCTGTCAGCGGAATATCTAAAAGATTATAGTGTCATGATTACAACAGCTTTTCATCAATGGATGGGCGGATTTCCCCAAGACGAAGCTCAAGCCTTCGGTGTCATATCCTGGGGAGCTGCAACTGCAGCATTGAGCAAGGCTACCAAAGTTATTGTAAAAACACCCCATGAGGCGTTTGGCATACCTACAAAAGAGGCAAATGCCGAAGGTTTAAGAGCAACAAGACAAGTAATTAATATGCTAAAAGATCAGAGGATGATTTCTAATAAGGAACTTGAAAAAGAAAAAGAAATTATAAAGAGGGAAACCCGGCAGATTTTGTCCAAAGTGTATGAACTTGGAGAAGGAGACTGGGCCAAAGGCGCAGTAAGAGCCTTTGCAGCAGGGGTACTTGATGTTCCCTTTGCGCCTAGCCAGTATAATGCCGGAAAAATCTTGCCGGCACGGGACAACAGCGGGGCAGTCAGGTTTTTAAACTTCGGGTCAATTCCGTTTGATGATGAAATAAAAGAATTCCACAGAAGAAAATTAGCCGAAAGGGCCAAGGCGGAAAACAGAGAAGTAAGCTTTAAAATGGTTATAGATGACATTTATGCCATAGGGCAGGGAATGCTTGTAGGAAGAACGGATTCTAAAATTGCATAA